The segment AAAAAGAAGATATTTCCATCCATGTAAATGTAATTTTAACTTGAAGCTTTACAAAATTTAGGCTCATTCATCCGTTTTTATGCTCATAATACGTACGAGTTTCAATAAACAAAATGACACACGGAGGGAGGCGTATAGAGATCCCCGTTGTGGCGTTATATATAACGTCGTCACGATAATCAAGTAACATTTAAAAAACTATTTATTCCCTTCATGAGAATTTGAAATTCCATTCAATAATCCTcgtatattaatattatttttctcAAATTCATACAATTTAATTCCGCCGGAATTTTCAGACTCTATCATCCAAAGTCTCATCTTTTTATATAATTGTTTTAGGGGTCGCTAAAAGACGTCCAattttttcatacaaacattttatttggtttttaaaatatttttattgattgaatttgtgttgttttctgaaaatataaattataaatagtttaacttttaataaaaatatttctaTGCCTAAGGGTGTCAATTTAGTAGCACCTCTTTTTAAAATGctaaatcaaaataaatataaaaataggtCATTTTCAGAAAATTAATAACTTGAggtttaatataaaataatacgATATGTTAAGTTTTTTATAATATTAACTAAGTAATCCAATATTCTATTATTTATGAAAAGCTAAAATACATTTAATAAACGtaataaatttttgaaaaaagCATAAAGGAAGAAAttagaaaaatgaaattttattctAAAAACATGAAGAGTAGTCAAAGTGCAAAGTAGGCGGTCAAAAAAGAATTTTTCCTAGAAAGTACAACCCACccacccacatgcttcctacttTGACCATTCCGAAAGGGaccattttatttaatcatttaattatttaaatatttaattaaaaataataataataaaaataattgggGCGCCACCAACAACTGCCATTAACTCACTCCACTTCAATTCAAATCAGTTAAGTAAATCACCCTTTCACTTGTGGTTTTTGCCGGATCTTGAAACCCAAACAACAAATTATACATCAAACACAAGTCAATTCCATTAATCAAAAACCACACTCTAATTTTTTTATGACCAACCACAGCAACTGTGAGGTGATGACGGCGGAATCCGGCCAGTTTGCCGGATGTATTCCGCCTGTGCCGCCGCCCGTGCCGCCCGCCGGCTCTTTTGGGCTTCCGCTGCCGCCCTTTTCGCTTCTGATTTCTGCCTTGAAATTGCTATCTTTTTCAACATTTTTGCTTGTGCATGTGCCCTCTTTTCTTCCACTTCAACctaaaaaaaatcacaaatttatttaattttaaaaaatttataattaaattattatggTAAATTTGAACATTAATATAAAATGCAATCAAATTTACCTCTATTCTTCTCATTTCTGCTTCAAGTTTTGCTTTTTGTTGACTCTCCCATGCTTGAATTTTTATCTCTTCGCGTATAAATCTAAACATACATCATAAATaatgtttataaaaaaaacatttacgaaaaagactaaatgaccattttacccttgcgtTTAAAAACACATACCTTGCATTATGTTTGGATTTCTCGGCATCTTCCCACGCAACCGCGCGTTTCTCAAACTCAACCCGCAACGCCTCTTCGGCCAAAATGTCCGTTTCGCCCTCCACCACATTCTTTTCTGTGTCCTCTTTACTTGCCCAAGCCGCAATGTTCATCTTCCCAAGTTGTACCCCTAGCTGTAAAATTTCCTTCCTTGTTCTAAGTTTGACTTCTTGCTCGGTCAACTCTTTTGGATTCCGTGACTCGTCATGCTCCACGGGAGTGGAATTGGGTACTCCTCTTCCTCTTCGAGGTGTTGATGGAATTGAAGAATTTGGACTCCGAAGGGGCGTTGTGGCCCCCACGGGTGTGGAAGTCATTGAAGGCTCTTGACTTGGAATCGGAGTCATTTCCGTTCCCATGTCTCTCATTGAAACCGATCTTACTTCATGACAACCTACATTCCATCATTTTTCAATAATCAATTAATCagtaaaattacatttttggtccctataaAAATATAGACATTTTATGTGGATCAGGGaccaaaaacattataaaaacttCAATAAGGACCAAGATTGAAAAAATATGCTATCACGAGGGGACCAATATTGAAATTTACTCTTAAAAGTGAAAAGAATATGAGTGGATTACAATTTGGCTCTTATGTGGGATTTCTTTTTATGGAGATGGTAAAtaagtttcattttttttttgcctATTGTACAAAATATTTTACTTGTTACAATTTTCGTTCATGTACTATGTTACTTTTTATGGACCTAGTACAATACTTCCATTTCCAATATTTTTGATAAGGGTATTCACtattataacaaaacaaaatatattagTAATTATAAAATTTGGCCTTGTACTATAGTACTTTTAAATTTTAATGGACATGGTACATAAATTTCATTGATTTGCCTTTCTCGTccctaaaactaaccttttgtaGGTTTTTCATCCCTGACTCGGTTGTTAAGTAaatgtaaaatgaccattttgccctcgtCTTTTTCACAAATACACCAGGGAGGAAACCTTAAAAATTAGAATAATTACACTATAAAATTTCTTTTTTTGATATGCTGGCATTCACATAGGTCCACCCATGTAAATTATATAAcctatgttttatatttcacatgGTATAcaataaaagaccattttaccatcGGTCAAACTGTGACATGAAAGATTAAAAGGGAAAAAATGACGATGAAATACCTGTTTTATCCTCATTTGAACTCGGTCCACATGATGGCTCTCTGTTGTCAACCTCTTTCAAGTCTTTACTTTCAGGACACGGATCgattgactcactgagtccactcgccTGACCAGAAACGAGCTCATCTTGTGACTCGGAAGGTGTAAAAGAAAACTTGTCGGGCACCATTTGTTGACAAAAATCAACCCGTTTGATGGAACTAACAGCTGCCCGATTTGCCCGGTTTTGAAGGGTGTTTTTTGCATTATGATTATGCAAATTTTGCCTATTAATTATCCATTTTTCAGCATCATTCCATTTAGAAGACATGGGTCTCAAAAGGGATCTTGAAATTGCATTATGGGTGGATCTTTGTTCGCCTTTATGAAACTCAAAGCTTGAAGAACTTGCATTACTATCATAATCAAGATTTTCATCTTCTAATGATCTTAAAGGGTGAACTGAACTCGAATTACTGCTATCTGCTTTTTGAAATTGATGGGGTTTTGCCCGACTTTCTTTTGGCTGCCCGGGACCCTGACCGATTTCTGTGCTGTCAAATGTCAGTGAAGAAATTGCCATGGCAGAACCTGCAAATTTGAGGACCATTTTGAACATAAAAAGTGTATGAATTTACAGTCGCAAAAAGCAAAACTTTGGCTTAAAGTACTTTACTCAAAAGCTAAAGATTAAGATAGTTCAACATCAAAAAGGATAAACagaagaaatagcaatgtattttttttaatcctGCTTTCATTCCCCTATTATATAGCCTCATACTTCTAatttttatttgatattttgaaGAATCTAGCTAATTAAAGCAGTGAAAATTACTTTGTATGTCAaagtataataaacaaatcaatgaattAAAGTGATTATTCTGACTCAAAGATTTGAAATCACATAATACGtaattaattaaggtataataaTCAGTTTAAAAGTGCATCCAAACACATCCTTAATAGcatcaacaacaccatttttagCAGCAAGGTTTTAGGGGTTTTTTTTTATGAAGAAGCCATGGAAAAACACATTCGATAAGTAAATGATTACTGGAATAGTTTAGAGAAATGCTCGAAACACACACCTTCCTCATCAGAAACTCCAGAATTTGAAGCTAACAAACTGTTCTTCACAAACTCTGTATCTTCAAGTTTAGAAGGAGAAGTTCTTGCTGAATTGCTTTTTGATCCTCCGTCTTTTTTCCTCTGCCCCATCAGCTTCATCCTCAGTTTACTTGGAGATATTATCCCAACCTAAATGGATTGAATAAACAAAAACTCATCACGGATCTTCGATTGATCGATTAAAACAACAGAAGACAGACGAAGACACATTAATTTAGCTCTCGTTATTGATCAATACCTGAAGAAACTGACAAATTTTATAGACTAATTTACGAAAACCTTACAACAAAAAAGGACCCCCACAAATGTGGATTAAACGGGAAGACGAACTGATTCCACAAAAAACAGAAGATTCGAAAGAGGAATCCGAGTGATGAACAGAAACCAGAAACGCATTGGAATATAAAACTAAACAAGTACGATATTTCGCACCAAAATAATGACGATTGAATGAAGATATCTTTCTTGACTCAATCAGTCTGTTGGTACGGAGGTTGCGTGTAGGTCAAAATGAACAGAGGGAGCTGCTACTGATTTCATTGACTACATTTGCAGCATAGTAAATTAGCGAGAagaacaggagaagttttaccTGAAGCTTGTGAATCCTCTCGTACTCCATTAGATCCTCTATAATCAACAGTAAcctacagagagagagagagagagagagagagagagaaacagaAAATTGGAAGAGAAACAGCACAGCAGCAACAGGGATTCTGAAACTTGGAGCCGGTGGTGGAGAGGAGACGAGTGTTCGTTTTTTAGTCGAAAAGGCTGACACGAATCACCAATAATTAAACTCTTGTGACGTCGCCCATCTTTTATTGACCCATTTTTTCAATGCTCTTTCTACAATAATAAAGAAAcaagatttattattattattattattattattattattgaaaaaGTTCAACAaataaaattttaagtttttactaAATATATCGGAAGTTAAGTTCTATGTTTTAtgttaaaatattttaatttgttttatcAACTTTTAGTGCTTGAAGGATATATTAATGTTAGATTTACAAATTTTTCGTTTTTTAAATGAAGTGTAAACTATTACAAACAATGTTAGCATGAGACATAATTCCCCGTCTTATCCTCTTATCTGTTTTAGTTGGAAAGAGGTTTTTTGGATTGTGGTCCTACAATAATTATTTTTATTCCTACAACATCACACAAATTCTTTATTTACAATGACAAAAAGCTTCGAACAGTGATAGAATTGATACCGAAATAGTAATAATTTCAAGTGATTGAAGATTACAAATCGATTTCGAGATTACTGACAAATTAAAACATACATAATACTatgcataatatatatatatatatatatatatatatatatatatatatatatatatatatatatatatatatatatatatatatatggctgttATGTACCcaatattaggtatagaaccatcaaaaaTAAATCTAAACTACCAAAATTGTATAGCtttaaatcaaataaattaaattacatttccatctTGTGTTTTCTTATGTTTCAGTGATGTAAAACAAACAAcaaatgttaaaaataatataaaatacacaTATTCAAAACTACAATTAATTCGATAAAATACAATACACACATTCAAAACTCAAATTCATATCACAATTAATCTGATCTTtatcatttttaaaaatataatgtatTTTCGTATGTACGACCATAACCCAACATCAATTGAAGACTCTATTTTTTCGTTTtagattaatatttttatttgtgtttgtaAAACCTTTTATGAAATTATCCATTTACGTGGACAAAATAAACGCCAAGGAAGAATGAAGTATTAGGAAACTAGTTTTTTTCTAAAAGGAAAATTAGGAAATGATGTGGTTATAACGAAACTAGGAAACAATTTTTTTTGGTTAAGTTTACGGTTTGTATTAAAACTGCGTAGTTTAGAGCCGAAACGACGTAGTATTAAAAGTTCTATATCCAATGTTATATACATGACAGccatatattcacttttccctatatatatatatatatatatatatatatatatatatatatatatatatatatatatattaggtctTATTTCTTTAAGACCAAAAGATCAAATCCTCAAGTTCAAGCCTAATGAATGTCTAGAGTCATGAAGTTCCTGACTTTATGATCTAGCATGACTTAATAGAGGCCAACACCAAACCTAAGGCTTCTTAATATAACAAAATGACCAAGGACTTTCTTAAAAGTGTTTAATACTTTAAGACTTTACACCCAAGGCTCAAATCTAATTCTAATGTGTGTCTTAATCAATAAAGTCATCAATTTGATGCCtttgcataactccaagaaacccaaaacccaaatcTAGTCTACTAGCTTGACCAAGAAATTAACAACCCATGCATGGTTGGTCCACAACAATCAAGATACAAACTTTATGAACAAGGacctttaaaacatcaaaataagCACCCCAAAACTTATGGAGTAGCATATACTCTCAAGAATCAACTCATGGGACCAAAAAGCACAAAAACCCACTCACAAGCAAGATCTAAAAAATGAACCATCAAGTTTGAGACTTTTTACATTCAGAAGATAGATCAAGGAAAACTAAGATAGGATCTAGAAGCTCTAAGAAATCCAACTCTTATCCAATgagttcttcttcttccaaatgcaccaaaaacccaccaaaatcactcaaaagctCAACAATCTTCCAtatgaggctagggtttcgaggaAACAACttaagagggtggaggatgacgGTAAGGAGGTTGGGAAATgagttatgatttttaaatagggtccaagaccccacaatagggtttgagtttgggtCAGGAATACCCAACGTTCCTAAAGGAACCTTCGCGATCACCCAGCCATGAACGCCCAACGTACATTCCTTGTACGCCTAGCATTCCCGGCTTAACccaaaatcctcataacttcaaacgggcataacttcttcgttcgaactccgttttcaacgatACTTATATCCACATAAAGTTGTTGAGAAGCTTTACAACCCTATCTatttacttttgacttaaaacacatcgaactaaaatccttaaatTCAATAAAATTTCTGAACCATTACTTTACCAATATACCCTTGTGctccaaagcacaaaccgaactcttggatcacaaaatctacattacccacatccaaatgggtctaaaccgCTCTTTCCCCAAGGCTCGGAGCCTTATAACAATTGATCTTCGGGTCACGACCCTGAATTCAGAAACGACTCAAAACATGGTGTTACAAAAGGTGTTATATAAAACTTTATTTGGTTGGCCAGGTTTTGCAAATTCGTACTTTTCTATCGAAAGTATAAAACATATGAgttataaaaatgtttttggacTCATGTAGAAATATTTCTTGTTCAAATCCAAAGTAGAAAATTTGACGGATATATAAGTAATTcaaacttatttcaaattttaccGTTTCTATGACCTAAATGCATTTTATATAAAGATTTTGAATATCAAGTTATATAAAATAAAGGCATATCACACCTTCTAAAAGTATAAAATAACCAACTTTACTCTTGTAATTTTGTTCAAGCGGTTGTACCATTTAATGTAtaattcataagttctgagtttATAAACTTTACATACATGTGCCATGGTATTTATTAAGTGTTATCTTACTTCATTTGGGAACCGACACCTATTAAGTAGGGAAAAATCCTCCTACATAAACATTGTATTTTTGTGTCACAATAACTCTTAAGTAGCGTCTTACACTTTTTTTGTATAAGAGAATTAGTTTCACCAAAAATGCTTTCGTACAACAACTAAAGGTTTATGAAAATAGCTTATTTGTTTATAAGTTTATAAACCTTGACTAGTTGTATCATGTTATTAATTAAGTGTTATATAACTTAATTTTTGGTAATAACACTTATCAATTTGAGTCACAAACTATCCCATTACATACAGTCTCTTTCAACTAATATAAGTGAACACAACTtgatataaatcttatttcaattctatacggtAATGAAACAAATATGGGGTCTATAATGAGCTCATAACTGAACTGCAACACGACGCCTCTGCACCGACACTATAAAGGTGCGTGCTGAAATTCCACATCATTGCTTTTCCAACATCGTGGAGTAAGTACTATAGAAACTTCAACGTCTAAAATTCGACCCATCAGATGATAGTAGTAGCTAGCAACCGTTGGAGGGAAGTCTACTTGTATAAATCAATATTGTCGATCTATACTTGACGTTCCACATTCCATACGGATTACCGGTTACCCGAATGTGTAGAGTTCCTCCTATTTACAAAGTAACTTTTCATTCTCAGACTAAATACCTATTTTGAAATTCAAACAAAAATTCAGTTCTACACCCCGTAAATAGTATagccaaatactcaaacatttcaGGTCATTACAATATTCTTCCTAAAAGATGGTGGTTTAGATCCTGTCACATATTGTGATGTTGATTACTTGGGGCGTGCTTTCACATTGAAGATCACAATATATGATCCCTTCAGGAGGTGCACCAATGTCATTGAAAACAAAGAAGTTGTCGGTCTTTTATCCTTTCTTCAAATACAAAGTTATTACGAGTACAACCAACGAATCCTTGTGTATACATTGAATACTTCATGATCTTGAAGCAACTTCTATTGGAATTACTCCAGTTTACTACGTTCACCAAGATGTCTGTCATAATGCCATTAATTCGGTTTTCCATGATCTAACTAAACACACTAAAATGGGTTGTTATATCTCCCTTGAGCGAGTAGCATACAAATCCAACCACTATGTATTGAAACTAATATTCATGTGGCGAATATGGTCACTAATCCATAGGAACATAACATGTTCGTTTCTTACTTGAAAAGTTAGGCATTCATGATCTCTATGATCCAACATAAGGGGAGTGAATGAAATTTTTTTTCGGTATTTAATAGTTACATTAATTTGATTTCTTAGCCCttattttaaaaagtttgttAGACATCCTTGTATATATTAgagaaaaattcaaaattttccatttttcttaATGATGTTTTAAGTTTTAGCAAAAAATTAACCACTTTTCAAAATAGCCATCAAAATCGCATGTGAGGCACACCATATGTGATTTCACTCCTCTCAACTATGATTTCGTTCCATAAGCTcatagtatttaaatttaaaacccTAAATTCAGGAAATCCCATcttatttttatatattcaaGTTCGAGAAATTCTCTAAATTGGATGAAGAAGCTTCCCCCACCCCCATAATGTTAGAagtttttgtatttttcattttatgatCGTATTTCTCGCTTCATTTCTTCACAACATTAGTATACATTGATTACTTTGTTTTCACCAAGTTACACATAATATAAACATACATAAATCCATGTGCACCATCAAAACTCATTACTTATTTaaagtttaatattttttttgtacacacacacacacacacacacatatatatatatatatatatatatatatatatatatacaagtacaaatacatatacatacacatacacacacatgtatgcatgtgtatatatatatatatatatatatatatatatataatcacatacaTACATgtacatacacatatacatatacatacatacactcgtacacatatacatacaagtaAATTATAGTTTTGGTCATTGTTGTTTGGTCAGATTCATACTTTAAGCCCAACCTTTGAAAATCTGACAAGATGCATCATTGTGGTTTATAGAAATTACACTACACAACCTTAGTCCATTAAAagaaccattttacccttacttttatatttttgtttttttcttttatatatatatatatatatatatatatatatatatatatatatatatatatatatataacgtttaaattttttttcatattttgtaaagcaatttataaatattttttataaagttGGTTAAATATGAATACGATTAACAAATACTAGGTATAAAACTATTTATTTTAACAAGGTTATTGTATATACTAACAAGAATTCGAAACAAGTGTCAAtggttttgagtttaatttttttagttttaaattttttttatattatcttCTGAATGACAAATGCTAATCAGAATTCCTATAATTCAAACACATTTGTAATTGTTTTcgagtttatttttttatttttacaaattTTGTTCGTTTTCGAGTTATATAGTTTCCATTTAACCATTAAATAACTTGAAACACATTTTCGAATTTTCGTTAGCCCTATCTATTAAGGCtattaaaaaactaattttatacTTACTCTATGTTAATATTATTCACATTTAACgaacttttttttttacatttttacaaaaaaaattttaaaaaatataaacaaacaaaatgtcaagaaaaaaatATGTATTCAAACAACACGTAAAAAACCTAGAAAAAATTATCCAAAAAAATATAAACGAACAAAATGTAAACAACATTAAACAATATACTAAAAATGTCAAATGAATAATATAAAATGTAagtgaaaaaatataaaaacattgaaCAATTACATGAAAGGTCATACTGTCTTTAAGTCTAACTTTTCAACTATTAGATTTTAATGAAAAAGATTATGTTACCCTTGTACTAAAATTGCAATATACTACAAACATC is part of the Lactuca sativa cultivar Salinas chromosome 7, Lsat_Salinas_v11, whole genome shotgun sequence genome and harbors:
- the LOC111880804 gene encoding uncharacterized protein LOC111880804, with amino-acid sequence MEYERIHKLQVGIISPSKLRMKLMGQRKKDGGSKSNSARTSPSKLEDTEFVKNSLLASNSGVSDEEGSAMAISSLTFDSTEIGQGPGQPKESRAKPHQFQKADSSNSSSVHPLRSLEDENLDYDSNASSSSFEFHKGEQRSTHNAISRSLLRPMSSKWNDAEKWIINRQNLHNHNAKNTLQNRANRAAVSSIKRVDFCQQMVPDKFSFTPSESQDELVSGQASGLSESIDPCPESKDLKEVDNREPSCGPSSNEDKTGCHEVRSVSMRDMGTEMTPIPSQEPSMTSTPVGATTPLRSPNSSIPSTPRRGRGVPNSTPVEHDESRNPKELTEQEVKLRTRKEILQLGVQLGKMNIAAWASKEDTEKNVVEGETDILAEEALRVEFEKRAVAWEDAEKSKHNARFIREEIKIQAWESQQKAKLEAEMRRIEVEVEEKRAHAQAKMLKKIAISRQKSEAKRAAAEAQKSRRAARAAAQAEYIRQTGRIPPSSPHSCCGWS